From the genome of Mycetocola spongiae, one region includes:
- the miaA gene encoding tRNA (adenosine(37)-N6)-dimethylallyltransferase MiaA, which produces MAASAQPTPRLIAVVGATGTGKSDLSLEIARVLAARGARAEIVNADAMQFYRGMDIGTAKLTAAERSEFPHHMFDTLEVSEDAAVAHFQPAARAIIAEILARGAWPILVGGSGLYVSSVLYDFEFPGQDDAIRARLEAELAASGPGLLFQRLRALSAEAAEKIGPHNGRRIVRALEVAELTGSPLNGMLPEEPEYWTPTLLIGLSAPREVLVERLDARVQRMWDAGLLAEVSDLLARGVDEGVTARRAIGYAQAIGELRGELTRDAAIEETRALTRRYARRQVSWFKRYADTLWFDTSERGITEIGVLVGELL; this is translated from the coding sequence GTGGCCGCCTCAGCACAGCCCACGCCGCGCCTGATCGCGGTGGTGGGCGCCACCGGCACGGGCAAGAGCGATCTCTCGCTGGAGATCGCTCGCGTGCTGGCGGCGCGTGGCGCGCGCGCGGAGATCGTGAACGCCGATGCGATGCAGTTTTATCGCGGCATGGATATCGGCACGGCCAAGCTCACCGCCGCCGAGCGCTCCGAGTTCCCGCACCATATGTTTGACACGCTGGAGGTGAGCGAGGACGCCGCGGTGGCCCATTTTCAGCCCGCCGCCCGCGCGATCATCGCCGAGATTTTGGCCCGGGGTGCCTGGCCGATCCTCGTGGGCGGTTCGGGCCTCTACGTTTCCAGCGTGCTCTATGATTTTGAGTTCCCCGGACAGGACGATGCCATCCGGGCGCGGCTCGAGGCCGAACTGGCCGCCTCGGGTCCCGGCCTGCTCTTTCAGCGGCTGCGCGCGCTCAGCGCCGAGGCCGCCGAGAAGATTGGCCCGCATAATGGCCGCCGGATCGTGCGCGCCCTCGAGGTGGCCGAGCTCACCGGGTCCCCGCTTAACGGCATGCTCCCCGAGGAGCCGGAGTATTGGACGCCAACCCTGCTGATTGGGCTCTCCGCCCCGCGCGAGGTCCTGGTGGAGCGGTTGGATGCGCGCGTGCAGCGGATGTGGGACGCGGGACTTCTCGCCGAGGTCTCCGATCTCTTGGCCCGCGGCGTGGACGAGGGGGTCACCGCGCGGCGCGCGATTGGTTATGCCCAGGCCATCGGCGAGCTGCGCGGGGAGCTGACGCGGGACGCGGCGATCGAGGAGACCCGTGCGCTCACCCGGCGCTATGCGCGCCGCCAGGTGAGCTGGTTTAAACGCTATGCCGATACCCTTTGGTTTGATACCTCCGAGCGGGGGATCACCGAGATCGGTGTGCTGGTCGGCGAGCTGCTGTAG
- a CDS encoding sensor histidine kinase — MEKHSTVIPARGPSRVALLFVQVGIVLICVLVTVVVALIVQERQIREVTTERVTQVAESLAALPTVREGILGEHPAQELRQIADLVAQAAGVDYVVITDDRGVRLTHPDPALIGGTVSTDHTRVLAGERFIGTEVGTIGPTLRAKIPVYAGDTVIGTASVGILESDLAEDMHEGVAGLLPWALAALVFGILAAAGVTAFIGRRLDRLESDARDLAVQRRLAEALGEQSHEFINRLHVIHGLLEEEESAEALDYIRTLVPVDSEVPVSAPGPHAMSVAGLSHLLERRARELSAHGGALHLEGLGSGEIVDEDELAIIANLVGNAVEAVPAGGWVRVELSRQGEGTLIIVSDSGPGIAPGERDRVFERGFSTKQPLERGDTALPRGIGLALIAAIIRRRAGRITVGEDAGGGARFEAWLPRVDPAQQRILGEHHDD, encoded by the coding sequence ATGGAGAAGCACTCCACGGTCATCCCCGCACGCGGTCCGAGCCGGGTGGCGCTGCTTTTTGTGCAGGTGGGCATCGTCCTGATCTGTGTCCTGGTCACCGTGGTGGTGGCGCTGATCGTGCAGGAGCGCCAAATTCGTGAGGTCACCACCGAGCGCGTGACGCAGGTGGCGGAGAGCCTCGCGGCGCTGCCCACGGTGCGCGAGGGTATTCTGGGGGAGCATCCCGCGCAGGAGCTGCGCCAGATCGCGGATCTGGTGGCGCAGGCCGCGGGCGTGGACTATGTGGTGATCACGGATGACCGCGGGGTGCGGCTTACCCACCCCGATCCCGCGCTGATCGGCGGCACCGTATCCACCGATCACACCCGCGTGCTCGCGGGCGAGCGCTTCATCGGCACCGAGGTGGGCACGATCGGGCCCACACTGCGCGCGAAGATTCCCGTCTATGCCGGGGATACCGTGATCGGCACCGCCTCGGTGGGGATCCTGGAATCGGATCTGGCCGAGGATATGCACGAGGGTGTTGCGGGGCTGCTGCCCTGGGCGCTCGCGGCGCTGGTCTTTGGCATCCTGGCGGCCGCGGGGGTCACGGCGTTTATCGGCCGCCGGCTCGACCGGCTGGAGAGCGATGCCCGCGATCTGGCGGTGCAGCGCCGGCTGGCCGAGGCCCTCGGCGAGCAGTCCCATGAGTTCATTAACCGCCTGCATGTGATCCACGGCCTCCTGGAGGAGGAGGAATCCGCGGAGGCCCTCGACTATATTCGCACGCTGGTACCCGTGGATTCCGAGGTGCCGGTATCGGCCCCCGGGCCACATGCGATGTCCGTGGCGGGTCTGTCCCATCTGCTCGAGCGGCGTGCCCGCGAGCTCTCGGCCCACGGCGGGGCGCTGCACCTGGAGGGGCTCGGCTCCGGCGAGATCGTGGACGAGGACGAGCTTGCCATCATCGCCAACCTCGTGGGCAATGCGGTGGAGGCCGTGCCCGCGGGAGGCTGGGTGCGGGTGGAGCTGAGCCGCCAGGGGGAGGGCACCCTGATTATCGTGAGCGATAGCGGCCCGGGCATCGCGCCGGGGGAGCGCGACCGCGTTTTTGAGCGCGGTTTTAGTACCAAGCAGCCGCTGGAGCGCGGCGATACGGCGCTGCCGCGCGGGATTGGGCTGGCCCTGATCGCGGCGATCATCCGGCGCCGCGCGGGCCGGATCACGGTGGGTGAGGACGCGGGAGGCGGTGCGCGTTTTGAGGCCTGGCTGCCGCGGGTTGATCCCGCGCAGCAGCGAATTTTAGGGGAACATCATGATGATTAA
- a CDS encoding Bug family tripartite tricarboxylate transporter substrate binding protein: MRNKILSAALGIVIVGVFAAAAVDASAAGSTASARSKLTIMAPAAPGGGWDGFGREAQQGLRRAGIVNNAQVINVPGAGGTIGLSKLVQMDGRDDILMVTGAVMIGASALSKTPETLADSTPIARLADDYSVLVVPAASPYHSLPEFIEAWRKNPGGHAIAGGSLGSIDHLLSGLLGRTVGIEPHTVNYVAYSGGGEVLASMLSNTAAAGISGYNEFRDQIEAGTLRALGISSAERLEGVNVPTFIESGVDVEMSNWRGYVAPPGIGEEARAELIAIVTELHGTSEWRDTLHRNNWSDSFSTGEEFDRFLLEEDARVRGLITELGL; this comes from the coding sequence ATGAGAAATAAGATTCTCTCCGCCGCCCTGGGAATCGTGATCGTGGGGGTCTTTGCCGCGGCCGCGGTGGACGCCAGCGCCGCGGGCTCCACGGCCTCGGCCCGGAGCAAGCTCACGATCATGGCCCCGGCCGCCCCCGGAGGCGGATGGGACGGCTTTGGCCGCGAGGCCCAGCAGGGGCTGCGCCGGGCCGGCATCGTCAATAACGCGCAGGTCATTAACGTGCCCGGCGCGGGCGGCACGATTGGGCTGAGCAAGCTGGTCCAGATGGACGGGCGCGACGATATTCTGATGGTCACCGGGGCGGTCATGATCGGCGCAAGCGCGCTCTCCAAGACCCCCGAAACCCTCGCCGATAGCACGCCCATTGCCCGGCTCGCCGATGACTATAGCGTGCTCGTGGTGCCCGCCGCCTCGCCGTATCACTCGCTCCCCGAGTTCATCGAGGCCTGGCGGAAAAACCCCGGGGGTCACGCAATCGCGGGCGGCTCGCTCGGCAGCATCGACCACCTCCTCAGCGGCCTGCTCGGGCGCACCGTGGGTATCGAACCGCATACGGTGAATTATGTGGCCTATTCCGGCGGCGGCGAGGTGCTCGCCTCGATGCTCTCCAATACCGCGGCCGCGGGTATCTCGGGCTATAACGAATTCCGCGATCAGATCGAGGCCGGCACGCTGCGCGCCCTCGGCATCTCCTCCGCCGAACGCCTGGAGGGGGTAAACGTACCCACGTTTATCGAATCCGGCGTGGACGTGGAGATGTCCAATTGGCGCGGCTATGTGGCCCCGCCCGGCATCGGCGAGGAGGCCCGCGCCGAGCTCATAGCTATCGTCACCGAGCTGCACGGCACCTCCGAATGGCGCGATACCCTGCACCGCAATAACTGGAGCGATAGCTTCTCCACGGGCGAGGAATTTGACCGGTTCCTCCTGGAAGAGGATGCCCGCGTGCGCGGCCTGATCACGGAGCTCGGACTATGA
- a CDS encoding FadR/GntR family transcriptional regulator, with amino-acid sequence MARISLVQVVVDDLLDRIISGTLPIDAGLPSEAEIGASHQVSRMTVREAIKTLQAQGVIRVESGRGSFVNPVATWTSIDAVLRYAVAGSGDSDVAVHLVEVRRLFETGAAALAALSRTEADLAELGAQLTLMRDAHTDNDVQKFVDADIAFHDVILHASGNVFLGVMFRPLTRILTERRAQTSRVPEIQSHAIAEHQGILDAITAGDAEASRLAMDSHMDQTLDDLRHYVLEPPKK; translated from the coding sequence GTGGCGCGCATTTCGCTGGTTCAGGTGGTGGTGGATGACCTGCTGGATCGCATTATTTCGGGCACGCTACCCATCGATGCCGGGCTGCCAAGCGAGGCCGAGATCGGTGCCTCCCATCAGGTGAGCCGGATGACCGTGCGCGAGGCCATTAAGACGCTGCAGGCACAGGGTGTGATCCGGGTGGAATCGGGTCGGGGCAGCTTTGTGAATCCCGTGGCTACCTGGACCTCGATCGACGCGGTGCTGCGTTATGCGGTGGCCGGAAGCGGAGATAGCGATGTGGCCGTGCACCTGGTGGAGGTGCGTCGGCTCTTTGAGACGGGGGCCGCGGCGCTCGCCGCCCTCTCCCGCACCGAGGCCGATCTTGCGGAGCTGGGGGCGCAGCTCACGCTGATGCGCGACGCGCATACCGATAACGACGTGCAGAAATTTGTGGACGCCGATATCGCCTTTCACGATGTGATCCTGCACGCCTCGGGCAATGTTTTCCTGGGCGTGATGTTCCGCCCGCTCACCCGAATCCTCACCGAGCGCCGCGCGCAGACCTCGCGCGTGCCGGAGATCCAGTCCCATGCGATCGCCGAGCATCAGGGCATTCTGGATGCGATTACCGCGGGGGATGCCGAGGCCTCGCGCCTCGCGATGGACTCGCATATGGATCAGACTCTCGACGACCTGCGCCATTATGTGCTGGAGCCACCGAAGAAATAG
- a CDS encoding tripartite tricarboxylate transporter permease gives MDQLGHLLDGFGVALAPINLLWLLIGAVLGTAVGVLPGLGSAMAVALLLPVTFSLDPTGAFIMFASIYFGGLFGDSTAGILLNTPGNSSAIATTFEGHRMALSGRAAKALGTSAIGAFIGGMIATTLVVFFSPYLVRLATLFGPAEYFALAAFAFIAISSVVAESVLRGLIALGIGLALAMVGIDGPSGTARFTLGLPQLFDGISIIVITVGLLALGEVLHIASRIHRGGLAKQISAKGSPFLTLREFRQALPAFLRGASFGIPFGAIPVGGSEVPTFLAYGTEKKLAQRRKDPDFGTRGAIQGVAAPEAAGNATAGTAMGALLALGLPTSATAAMMLAAFQQYGMQPGPLLFERSADLVWPLLASLFVGLVILLAINLPFAAVWARLLLIPKHYLYAGITLFAMLGVYAIASSPTDLWLVLGIGVLGFIMRRFAVPLAPVLIAAILGPLAETELRRALTVSEGDLGILIDSPITITLYSLMAVAILFTLVQAVRRRASRRSVAA, from the coding sequence ATGGATCAGCTAGGTCACCTGCTTGACGGCTTTGGCGTGGCCCTCGCGCCCATCAACCTGCTCTGGCTCCTGATCGGTGCCGTCCTGGGCACCGCGGTGGGCGTGCTGCCCGGGCTGGGCTCGGCCATGGCCGTGGCCCTGCTGCTCCCGGTCACGTTCAGCCTGGACCCCACGGGCGCATTCATCATGTTTGCGAGCATCTATTTTGGCGGGCTCTTTGGCGATTCCACCGCCGGAATCCTGCTGAATACCCCCGGGAACTCCTCGGCCATCGCCACCACATTTGAGGGCCATCGGATGGCGCTCAGCGGACGCGCGGCCAAGGCCCTCGGAACCTCGGCCATCGGCGCGTTTATCGGCGGCATGATCGCCACCACCCTCGTGGTCTTTTTCAGCCCCTACCTGGTGCGCCTGGCCACGCTATTTGGGCCCGCCGAGTATTTTGCGCTCGCGGCCTTCGCGTTTATCGCGATCTCCTCGGTGGTGGCCGAATCGGTGCTGCGCGGCCTGATCGCGCTGGGCATCGGACTTGCGCTGGCGATGGTGGGAATCGACGGCCCCAGCGGCACCGCCCGCTTCACCCTGGGCCTGCCGCAGCTCTTTGACGGCATCTCGATCATCGTCATCACGGTGGGACTGCTTGCGCTCGGGGAGGTCCTGCATATTGCGTCGCGGATTCACCGCGGAGGCCTGGCCAAACAGATTTCCGCGAAGGGCTCGCCATTCCTGACGCTGCGCGAGTTCCGGCAGGCCCTGCCGGCGTTCCTGCGTGGTGCCTCGTTTGGTATTCCGTTTGGGGCGATCCCGGTGGGCGGCTCCGAGGTGCCCACATTCCTCGCCTATGGCACGGAAAAGAAGCTCGCGCAACGCCGCAAGGACCCCGATTTTGGGACGCGCGGGGCGATCCAGGGTGTGGCCGCCCCCGAGGCCGCCGGAAACGCCACGGCCGGCACGGCCATGGGCGCGCTGCTTGCGCTGGGCCTGCCCACCTCGGCCACGGCCGCGATGATGCTGGCCGCGTTCCAGCAATACGGCATGCAGCCCGGGCCGCTGCTCTTTGAGCGCAGCGCGGACCTGGTCTGGCCGCTGCTCGCGAGCCTCTTTGTAGGCCTGGTGATCCTGCTGGCCATCAACCTGCCCTTCGCGGCGGTCTGGGCGCGCCTGCTGCTGATCCCCAAGCACTATCTCTACGCCGGGATCACGCTCTTTGCGATGCTGGGTGTCTATGCGATTGCCTCCTCCCCGACCGATCTCTGGCTGGTGCTGGGCATCGGAGTGCTGGGCTTTATCATGCGCCGGTTTGCGGTGCCGCTCGCGCCCGTGCTGATCGCCGCGATCCTCGGCCCGCTCGCGGAGACGGAGCTGCGGCGCGCGCTCACGGTCTCGGAGGGAGACCTGGGGATCCTGATCGATTCCCCGATCACCATCACGCTCTACTCGCTGATGGCCGTGGCGATCCTGTTCACGCTTGTGCAGGCCGTGCGGCGGCGGGCCTCGCGCCGGAGCGTCGCCGCCTAG
- a CDS encoding tripartite tricarboxylate transporter TctB family protein gives MSAPTTPRPVSRWRGREELVMAGIVLALAAGLGYGTLTMEVPEGISTPGPRFFPTIITVGLTVLGILLAVSVFRSPRSEVGAGGSDDVEMSTDLLEDLGDIDTTSEIRVISEANSDNVPRAGTDWKTFLTVLGALIVFILILEPVGWIFSGTLLFWVISRALGSRRPLFDVGISLLVSSAIQLAFSAGLGLTLPSGILSGVFPWIS, from the coding sequence ATGAGCGCCCCCACCACCCCGCGGCCCGTATCCCGCTGGCGCGGCCGCGAGGAACTGGTCATGGCCGGAATCGTTTTGGCCCTCGCGGCCGGCCTCGGCTATGGCACCCTCACGATGGAGGTACCCGAGGGTATCAGCACCCCGGGCCCACGCTTCTTCCCGACCATCATCACGGTGGGTCTGACCGTGCTCGGTATCCTGCTGGCGGTCAGCGTATTCCGCTCCCCGCGCAGCGAGGTGGGAGCCGGCGGCAGCGATGACGTGGAGATGAGCACCGACCTGCTGGAGGACCTGGGCGATATCGATACCACGTCCGAGATCCGCGTGATCAGCGAGGCCAACAGCGATAACGTGCCTCGAGCCGGCACCGATTGGAAAACCTTCCTCACAGTGCTGGGGGCGCTGATCGTGTTTATCCTGATCCTGGAACCGGTGGGCTGGATCTTCTCCGGCACCCTCCTGTTCTGGGTGATCTCGCGCGCCCTCGGCAGCCGCCGGCCGCTCTTTGACGTGGGCATCTCGCTCCTCGTCTCCTCCGCCATCCAGCTCGCGTTTTCAGCGGGGCTGGGCCTCACCCTGCCTTCCGGCATCCTGTCTGGAGTATTCCCATGGATCAGCTAG
- the dapF gene encoding diaminopimelate epimerase, with product MANTLDFTKGHGTGNDFVLITDPAGERVLTPGLIAALCDRHFGIGADGLIRAVRSESLPAGEAILAEDPGAEWFMDYYNADGSTAEMCGNGIRVFVKYLIDTGLVTPVRGETLAIGTRAGVRDVQVSAQGFAVDLGRWRLDENGPLVHPRGVQVARPGLGINVGNPHVVVALADDSELEGADLSVAPILDPAPPEGANVELVVPRAHLVQDGVGQIRMRVHERGSGETLSCGTGIAAAALATRHWAGPGAPHQWRVEVPGGVVAVRMFPTEEGEHVSLSGPAELVYSGSVDLDRLRREG from the coding sequence ATGGCGAATACTCTCGATTTCACTAAGGGACACGGCACCGGCAACGACTTTGTGCTGATTACCGATCCCGCCGGCGAGCGTGTGCTCACCCCCGGCCTGATTGCCGCGCTATGTGATCGCCATTTTGGCATCGGCGCCGATGGCCTGATTCGCGCCGTGCGCTCCGAATCGCTGCCCGCCGGGGAGGCCATCCTGGCCGAGGATCCCGGGGCCGAGTGGTTTATGGACTATTACAACGCCGATGGCTCCACCGCCGAAATGTGTGGCAACGGCATCCGCGTTTTTGTGAAGTATCTGATCGATACCGGCCTGGTCACCCCGGTGCGCGGGGAGACCCTCGCGATCGGCACCCGCGCCGGGGTGCGCGATGTTCAGGTATCCGCGCAGGGTTTCGCGGTGGATCTGGGCCGCTGGCGCCTGGACGAAAACGGCCCCCTGGTGCACCCGCGCGGTGTGCAGGTAGCCCGACCCGGGCTCGGCATTAACGTGGGCAATCCGCATGTGGTGGTGGCGCTCGCCGATGACTCCGAGCTGGAGGGCGCCGATCTGAGTGTCGCGCCGATTCTGGACCCGGCCCCGCCCGAGGGGGCGAATGTGGAACTGGTGGTTCCGCGCGCCCATCTGGTGCAGGACGGTGTGGGGCAGATTCGCATGCGCGTGCACGAGCGCGGTTCGGGGGAGACCCTGTCCTGCGGAACCGGTATTGCCGCGGCCGCCCTCGCCACCCGGCACTGGGCGGGCCCCGGGGCCCCGCATCAGTGGCGCGTGGAGGTACCCGGCGGCGTGGTGGCCGTGCGGATGTTCCCCACCGAGGAGGGTGAGCATGTCTCGCTCTCGGGTCCGGCAGAGCTGGTATATTCCGGCAGCGTGGACCTTGATCGCCTGCGCCGGGAGGGCTAG
- a CDS encoding regulatory protein RecX: MGSTAESARGTGPAAPAETLAPVISLAARWASRAESGDSPAGAESAPEAAPIDAPAEATRPRLRALNTHPAPVAAAAEAPPTESASPAVSGRPEAEAETARPLRAAVIAAETPVTGLAPVSRFPALGAVPEEPALPAFVEYDDPEPEEEEPEPVDPEWALDQLVRRLARRGLSRAEVLTAARDLGLDEEQVEQARERLDDLGYLDDTVLAEEIKHSLYDRKGKSRTVVAREMAQRKIPQEVITEVLSSVEDDDELAAATELAIKRIGQLSSYDDATVDRRLSGFLSRRGYNGQIVRGAIKAAMSSRGSRVRFR, encoded by the coding sequence GTGGGCAGTACCGCCGAGTCCGCGCGCGGCACCGGGCCCGCCGCCCCCGCGGAAACGCTCGCCCCGGTGATCTCACTGGCCGCGCGCTGGGCATCCCGGGCAGAGTCCGGAGATTCTCCCGCCGGTGCCGAGTCCGCGCCCGAGGCCGCCCCGATCGACGCACCCGCCGAGGCCACACGCCCGAGGCTGCGGGCGCTTAATACGCACCCCGCTCCCGTCGCGGCCGCGGCGGAGGCCCCTCCCACGGAGTCCGCATCGCCCGCGGTATCCGGGCGGCCCGAGGCCGAGGCAGAGACCGCGCGCCCGTTGCGGGCGGCGGTGATTGCCGCCGAGACTCCGGTCACGGGCCTGGCCCCCGTGTCGCGGTTTCCCGCCCTCGGGGCGGTCCCCGAGGAGCCGGCGCTTCCGGCGTTTGTGGAATACGACGATCCCGAACCGGAAGAGGAGGAGCCCGAGCCGGTAGACCCCGAATGGGCCCTCGACCAGCTGGTGCGCCGACTCGCGCGCCGCGGCCTGAGCCGCGCCGAGGTTCTGACCGCGGCGCGCGACCTGGGCCTCGACGAGGAACAGGTCGAACAGGCCCGCGAACGCCTCGACGACCTGGGCTATCTTGACGACACCGTGCTCGCGGAGGAAATCAAACACAGCCTCTACGATCGCAAGGGCAAGTCCCGCACGGTTGTCGCCCGGGAAATGGCGCAGCGGAAGATTCCGCAGGAGGTCATCACCGAGGTGCTCTCCAGCGTGGAGGACGACGACGAACTCGCCGCCGCCACCGAGCTGGCCATTAAACGCATCGGCCAGCTCTCCTCCTATGACGATGCCACCGTGGATCGCCGCCTGAGCGGTTTCCTCTCCCGCCGCGGCTATAACGGCCAGATCGTGCGCGGCGCCATCAAGGCGGCGATGTCGTCGCGCGGCTCCCGCGTGCGCTTCCGCTAA
- the miaB gene encoding tRNA (N6-isopentenyl adenosine(37)-C2)-methylthiotransferase MiaB produces the protein MSISVSTPTVIAPSVAATDDAGRRRTYEVRTYGCQMNVHDSERLSGSLEAAGYVPAAGAQPDVVVINTCAVRENADNKLYGNLGHLATVKKKHAGMQIAVGGCLAQKDKNVILEKAPWVDVVFGTHNMGSLPSLLERARHNDEAQLEILDSLETFPSTLPTKRDSSYSGWVSISVGCNNTCTFCIVPTLRGKEKDRRPGEILAEVQALVDDGAIEVTLLGQNVNSYGVEFGDRFAFSKLLRAVAAIDGLERIRFTSPHPAAFTTDVIDAMAELPNVMPQLHMPLQSGSDTILRAMRRSYRSKKFLGILDQVREKIPHAAISTDIIVGFPGETEEDFEDTLRVVEASRFATAFTFQYSVRPGTPAGEMENQIPKEIVQARYERLAELQDRICWEENQKLIGREVQLLVATGEGKKDAATNRMSGRAEDSRLVHFEVPEGSEIPRPGDIVTATITQAAPFHLIADSTDGSPLQIRRTRAGDAWDRNQAESCGVPETPGDSAAPAGGPVNLGFPSLRVGPPSAGPGVGTVPIYNTNDDLR, from the coding sequence ATGAGCATTTCCGTGAGCACCCCCACCGTGATTGCACCGTCGGTCGCCGCCACCGATGACGCCGGTCGTCGCCGCACCTATGAGGTGCGCACGTATGGCTGCCAGATGAACGTCCACGACTCCGAGCGCCTCAGCGGCTCCCTCGAGGCGGCGGGCTATGTTCCCGCGGCCGGTGCCCAGCCCGATGTGGTGGTCATCAATACCTGCGCGGTGCGCGAAAATGCCGATAATAAGCTCTACGGCAACCTCGGCCACCTGGCCACGGTAAAAAAGAAGCACGCCGGCATGCAGATCGCCGTGGGCGGCTGCCTCGCCCAGAAGGATAAAAACGTCATTCTGGAAAAGGCCCCGTGGGTGGACGTCGTCTTCGGAACCCACAACATGGGCTCGCTGCCGAGCCTGCTGGAGCGCGCGCGTCATAACGACGAGGCCCAGCTTGAGATCCTCGACTCCCTGGAAACCTTCCCGTCCACGCTGCCCACCAAGCGCGATTCCAGCTATAGCGGCTGGGTCTCCATCTCGGTCGGCTGCAATAACACCTGCACGTTCTGCATCGTGCCCACCCTGCGCGGCAAGGAAAAAGACCGCCGCCCGGGCGAGATCCTCGCCGAGGTACAGGCCCTTGTGGACGATGGCGCAATCGAGGTCACCCTCCTCGGCCAGAACGTCAACAGCTATGGCGTGGAATTCGGCGATCGTTTTGCCTTCAGCAAGCTGCTGCGTGCCGTGGCCGCAATCGACGGCCTCGAGCGCATCCGCTTCACGAGCCCGCACCCCGCCGCGTTCACCACCGATGTGATCGACGCGATGGCCGAGCTGCCCAATGTGATGCCGCAGCTGCACATGCCGCTGCAATCGGGTTCCGATACCATCCTGCGCGCGATGCGCCGCTCCTATCGCAGTAAAAAATTCCTCGGCATCCTCGACCAGGTGCGCGAAAAAATCCCGCACGCCGCCATCTCCACCGATATCATCGTGGGCTTCCCGGGCGAGACCGAGGAGGACTTCGAGGACACGCTGCGCGTGGTCGAGGCCTCGCGCTTTGCCACGGCGTTTACCTTCCAGTACTCCGTGCGCCCCGGAACCCCCGCGGGTGAGATGGAAAACCAGATCCCCAAGGAGATCGTGCAGGCCCGCTACGAGCGCCTCGCCGAGCTGCAGGACCGCATCTGCTGGGAGGAAAACCAGAAGCTTATTGGCCGCGAGGTGCAGCTGCTGGTTGCCACCGGCGAGGGCAAAAAGGACGCCGCCACCAACCGCATGTCGGGCCGCGCCGAGGACTCGCGCCTCGTCCACTTCGAGGTCCCCGAGGGTTCCGAGATTCCCCGCCCCGGAGACATCGTGACCGCCACGATCACCCAGGCCGCGCCGTTCCACCTGATCGCCGATTCCACCGATGGCTCCCCGTTGCAGATCCGTCGCACCCGCGCCGGCGACGCCTGGGATCGCAACCAGGCCGAGTCCTGCGGCGTCCCCGAGACCCCCGGCGATTCCGCGGCCCCCGCGGGTGGCCCGGTAAACCTCGGGTTCCCCTCGCTGCGCGTGGGTCCGCCCTCGGCGGGTCCCGGCGTGGGCACCGTCCCGATCTATAACACCAACGACGACCTGCGCTAG
- a CDS encoding response regulator: MMINELSAPGEPGPGSAPAPIRTLIVDDDPAVCRMHARALDKISGFSVVATAASGAEAIERILSEEVDLVLLDIHLPDFSGVEVLHRLRRLSDDPVDVIVVSSANDPITVSQAASARIRDYLVKPFSRTVFEQKLGAYREGRAAPSLPVEPDRLAQEDVNALIQAGLHRERRLPKGLSEPTARLVAAAIPEHSAVSALDVAAACGLSRITARRYLDHLVRSGSLAPEHRYGQRGRPEILYRRP; the protein is encoded by the coding sequence ATGATGATTAATGAGCTATCCGCCCCGGGGGAGCCCGGGCCCGGGAGCGCGCCGGCGCCGATCCGCACGCTGATCGTGGACGATGATCCCGCGGTATGCCGGATGCATGCGCGCGCCCTGGATAAGATCAGCGGCTTTAGCGTGGTGGCCACCGCGGCGAGCGGTGCGGAGGCCATCGAACGCATCCTTTCCGAGGAGGTGGATCTTGTCCTACTGGATATTCACCTGCCCGATTTCAGCGGCGTGGAGGTCCTGCACCGCTTGCGTCGGCTCAGCGATGACCCTGTGGATGTGATCGTGGTGAGCTCCGCCAACGATCCGATCACGGTGTCCCAGGCGGCCTCCGCGCGCATCCGCGATTATCTGGTGAAGCCGTTCTCCCGCACCGTTTTTGAGCAGAAGCTCGGGGCCTATCGGGAGGGCCGCGCGGCCCCCTCCCTCCCGGTGGAACCGGATCGGCTGGCCCAGGAGGATGTGAACGCGCTTATCCAGGCGGGGCTGCATCGCGAGCGTCGCCTCCCCAAGGGCCTCTCCGAGCCCACCGCCCGCCTGGTGGCCGCGGCGATCCCGGAGCACTCGGCGGTCTCGGCGCTGGATGTGGCCGCGGCCTGTGGCCTCTCCCGGATTACCGCGCGCCGCTATCTGGACCACCTCGTGCGCTCCGGAAGCCTGGCCCCGGAGCATCGTTATGGTCAGCGTGGCCGACCCGAAATCCTCTACCGCCGGCCCTGA